A single genomic interval of Corylus avellana chromosome ca10, CavTom2PMs-1.0 harbors:
- the LOC132164593 gene encoding F-box protein At4g18380-like has product MNSNSQEDDDQFDRLPDALLLLIFNKLLDAKTLIRCLSVSKRFASLLPQIHTIFLPLPCFVPNPKPREIGFPIKVFKVLVNKLITKPIQFLHHVVSSKPHAAALNSNINSNHFLYYSPNEVLKNFKEVKTLRLEIPRLGCEMGFNGGDHSLLKWKAEFGEELRSCIVLGATSFQRQECEEHEEIRPPLTGEELQSRIIWTISCLVSASMRHFLLKQIVGKLPMLQSVVITDASKQGKLCMVEQQLVELRNSVKNSSSEAEALESLLERTPIPNLCMKLWFVPEMELPASGFVMKGLTLVLIKPASERSISECDLLLGDLDGEDDEEKAVFGEAMREIVKRKMMFMIEMSSF; this is encoded by the coding sequence ATGAACTCCAACAGCCAAGAAGATGATGATCAGTTTGATCGTCTTCCAGATGCACTTCTCCTCTTAATCTTCAACAAACTCCTTGATGCCAAGACTTTAATCAGATGCCTTTCTGTCTCTAAGCgttttgcttctcttcttcctcaaaTCCACACCATTTTTCTCCCCCTCCCTTGCTTTGTACCTAATCCAAAACCGAGGGAGATAGGCTTCCCCATAAAAGTTTTCAAAGTTTTGGTAAACAAGTTGATCACAAAACCTATACAGTTTCTCCATCATGTCGTTTCTTCAAAGCCTCATGCAGCAGCCTTAAACTCCAACATTAATTCTAACCATTTCTTGTACTATTCCCCtaatgaagttttgaagaactTCAAAGAAGTAAAAACTTTGCGTTTGGAGATCCCTCGCCTTGGCTGCGAGATGGGATTTAACGGTGGTGATCATTCCTTGCTCAAGTGGAAAGCTGAATTTGGTGAGGAGCTCAGGAGCTGCATAGTTCTTGGCGCAACATCTTTTCAAAGACAAGAATGTGAAGAACACGAAGAAATCCGACCACCTTTGACGGGGGAAGAGCTGCAGTCGCGAATAATATGGACGATATCTTGCTTAGTATCTGCTTCGATGAGGCATTTCTTGTTGAAACAAATCGTGGGAAAGTTGCCTATGCTTCAAAGCGTGGTTATTACGGATGCGAGTAAGCAAGGAAAGCTTTGCATGGTGGAACAACAGCTTGTGGAGCTGAGAAATAGTGTGAAGAACTCGTCGTCGGAGGCGGAGGCGTTAGAGTCGTTGTTGGAGAGGACTCCGATACCTAACTTGTGCATGAAGCTATGGTTCGTGCCTGAGATGGAGCTACCGGCATCTGGGTTTGTGATGAAAGGGCTGACACTTGTGCTGATCAAGCCTGCTAGTGAGAGGAGTATAAGTGAATGTGATTTGTTGTTGGGAGATTTGGATGGAGAGGATGACGAGGAGAAGGCAGTTTTTGGAGAAGCTATGAGAGAGATAGTGAAGAGGAAGATGATGTTTATGATCGAAATGAGTTCCTTTTGA
- the LOC132164040 gene encoding serine--glyoxylate aminotransferase, whose protein sequence is MDYVYGPGRNHLFVPGPVNIPEPVIRAMNRNNEDYRSPAIPAMTRVLLEDVKKIFKTTTGTPFLIPTTGTGAWESALTNTLSPGDRTVSFLIGQFSLLWIDQQQRLKFNVDVVESEWGQGANLDILASKLAADTAHTIKAVCIVHNETATGVTNNLAKVRKILDNYGHPALFLVDGVSSIAALDFRMDEWGIDVALTGSQKALSLPTGIGIVCASPKALEASKTAKSVRVFFDWNDYLKFYKMGTFWPYTPSIQLLYGLRAALDLIFEEGLDNVIARHTRLGKATRLAVEAWGLKNCTQKEEWFSDTVTAVVIPPYIDSSEIVRRGWKRYNLSLGLGLNKVAGKVFRIGHLGNLNELQLLGCLAGVEMILKDVGYPIKLGSGVGAACAYLQNTTPLIASRI, encoded by the exons ATGGACTATGTTTATGGACCAGGAAGGAACCATCTCTTTGTTCCAGGGCCGGTCAATATCCCGGAACCTGTCATTCGGGCTATGAACAGAAACAATGAGGATTACCGCTCTCCAGCTATCCCTGCGATGACAAGAGTTCTGCTTGAGGATGTGAAGAAGATTTTCAAGACTACCACCGGAACCCCTTTTCTGATCCCTACCACAG GTACTGGCGCATGGGAGAGTGCACTTACTAACACATTATCTCCTGGAGACCGGACCGTGTCTTTCCTCATTGGTCAATTTAGTCTGCTCTGGATTGATCAGCAACAGCGCCTTAAGTTCAACGTTGATGTTGTCGAAAGTGAATGGGGCCAAGGTGCCAACCTTGACATTCTGGCATCCAAACTTGCAGCAGATACTGCACACACTATAAAGGCAGTTTGCATTGTTCACAATGAGACAGCAACAGGTGTTACTAATAACTTGGCTAAAGTGAGAAAAATCCTTG ATAACTACGGGCATCCAGCCCTCTTTCTTGTTGACGGAGTGTCTTCCATAGCTGCTCTTGATTTCCGTATGGATGAATGGGGTATAGATGTGGCTTTAACTGGATCTCAGAAAGCTCTTTCTCTTCCTACCGGAATTGGTATTGTGTGTGCAAGCCCAAAGGCTCTAGAGGCATCTAAAACTGCAAAATCAGTTAGAGTTTTCTTTGACTGGAATGACTACTTGAAGTTCTACAAAATGGGAACATTTTGGCCATACACCCCTTCCATCCAACTGCTCTATGGTCTGAGAGCTGCTCTGGATCTCATTTTTGAGGAAGGACTTGACAATGTTATTGCAAGGCATACTCGTCTGGGCAAAGCAACAAG GCTTGCTGTGGAGGCTTGGGGCTTGAAGAACTGCACCCAAAAGGAGGAGTGGTTCAGTGACACAGTGACAGCAGTTGTAATTCCTCCCTATATTGACAGTTCTGAAATTGTTAGAAGGGGATGGAAGAGATACAATTTAAGCTTAGGTCTAGGCCTGAACAAAGTAGCTGGGAAGGTTTTCAGAATAGGGCATCTCGGAAATCTGAATGAG CTGCAATTATTGGGTTGTCTTGCTGGTGTGGAGATGATACTCAAGGATGTGGGCTACCCGATTAAGCTAGGTAGTGGAGTCGGTGCTGCTTGTGCATACTTGCAAAACACCACCCCACTCATCGCTTCCAGGATTTGA